In a genomic window of Urocitellus parryii isolate mUroPar1 chromosome 11, mUroPar1.hap1, whole genome shotgun sequence:
- the Ccdc27 gene encoding coiled-coil domain-containing protein 27: MKRCSLMPHPLARGLMILQNVSSRDTQNPEGRQLRNQHSLSRSAQAVSRYYRKMSDLKDTDSPDGFVSEMQEMRRAFLRRPGCPQFSTRATSISHCGSGSVDGLPRKVCVSPETWRMMEDPLLDRRGWDTGVDRRLIPLSQSACELNHLHQEDEPRTPSPVTSSPLTAQSFPRPRMPWYISVIHEKIRRLSELETRVQQKDQEILALQREKEVLRKQLRCLLRSKSQETRASADRKERPSEAQKLGVLNILKSLYKDEEEQEHWVQEPSEEEEEEEGEGEGEGEGEEEEGEREGEEEGQDKGPPVTRAKGSMGRMGAVPEEGTEGEEEDEEEVRDQEESEGRSWELREEEGSPPRKAYSLTESLEEELMAQLEEYERMLVEFQGELGVTRTRYALATGTITTLQRQVEFLESQLRKINTENELLRKELRERKQQLQAMSDKFSSLREEKKHQEMMGLIQKDNLVLRERVSELETELSKRDLAITELSTKVGELQTQTDLDQDHRQRWKQLHEDLQSRNEVVQQAELATRVALESAQSRLERLRSKIIQATFNVSGIKSLATEISDNHILEALQRIISERSDYYNQLKQKGVRVPPLQQSEIMLTKPKKATSK; encoded by the exons ATGAAGAGGTGCAGTCTGATGCCTCACCCCCTCGCCAGGGGCCTCATGATCCTCCAGAATGTGTCCAGCCGCGACACCCAGAACCCAGAAGGGAGACAGCTCCGAAACCAGCACAGCCTCAGCAGGTCGGCCCAGGCCGTCAGCCGCTACTACCGGAAGATG AGTGACCTCAAGGACACGGACAGCCCTGATGGCTTCGTGTCCGAAATGCAGGAAATGAGGAGGGCGTTTCTCAGGCGGCCCGGCTGCCCGCAGTTTAGCACCAGGGCCACATCCATATCCCA CTGTG GTTCGGGCTCTGTGGACGGTCTGCCCAGGAAGGTGTGCGTCAGCCCTGAGACCTGGAGGATGATGGAGGACCCGCTCCTGGACAGGAGGGGCTGGGACACAGGAGTGGACA GGCGCCTCATTCCCCTCAGTCAGAGCGCCTGTGAGCTCAACCACCTGCACCAGGAGGACGAGCCCCGGACCCCGAGTCCCGTCACCAGCAGCCCACTCACAGCCCAGAGCTTCCCGAGACCGAGGATGCCCTGGTACATCTCGGTCATCCACGAGAAG ATCCGGCGCCTGTCTGAGCTGGAGACGCGGGTCCAGCAGAAAGACCAGGAGATCCTGGCGCTCCAGCGGGAGAAGGAGGTTCTCAGGAAGCAGCTGAGGTGCCTCCTCAGAAGCAAAAGCCAAGAGACACGGGCGTCTGCGGATAGGAAG GAGCGGCCCTCGGAGGCTCAGAAGCTGGGGGTTCTGAACATCCTGAAGTCCCTCTacaaggatgaggaggagcaggagcactGGGTGCAG GAGCCCAgcgaggaggaagaggaggaggagggggagggggagggggagggggaaggggaggaggaggagggggagagggagggggaagaggaaggcCAAGACAAGGGGCCCCCGGTGACCAGGGCAAAGGGCAGCATGGGCAGGATGGGGGCCGTGCCTGAGGAGGGCActgagggggaggaagaggacgAGGAAGAGGTCCGGGACCAGGAGGAATCGGAGGGACGGAGCTGGGAACtgcgggaggaggaggggagcccCCCGAGGAAGGCCTACTCCCTGACCGAGTCCTTGGAGGAGGAGCTCATGGCGCAGCTGGAGGAGTACGAGCGCATGCTGGTGGAGTTCCAGGGCGAGCTGGGGGTCACCAGGACCAGATACGCCCTGGCCACAG GAACCATCACGACACTGCAGCGGCAGGTGGAGTTCCTAGAATCCCAGCTGCGAAAGATCAACACGGAGAACGAGCTTCTGCGGAAGGAGCTGCGGGAGCGGAAGCAGCAGCTGCAGGCCATGTCCGACAAG TTCTCCAGCCTCCGGGAAGAGAAGAAGCACCAGGAGATGATGGGGCTCATCCAGAAGGACAACCTCGTCCTCCGAGAG cGGGTGTCAGAGCTGGAGACGGAGCTCAGCAAACGTGACCTGGCCATCACGGAGCTGAGCACCAAGGTGGGGGAGCTGCAGACGCAGACGGACCTGGACCAGGACCACCGGCAGCGATGGAAGCAGCTGCATGAGGATCTGCAGAGCAGGAACGAGGTGGTGCAGCAGGCAGAGCTGGCCACCCGCGTGGCCCTGGAGAGCGCCCAGTCCCGG cttgagagactgaggAGTAAGATCATCCAGGCCACCTTCAATGTCAGCGGGATCAAATCCTTGGCCACTGAGATCTCTGACAACCACATCCTGGAGGCCCTGCAG AGGATCATCTCAGAGAGGAGCGACTACTACAACCAGCTGAAGCAGAAGGGGGTCAGAGTGCCCCCGCTGCAGCAGTCAGAGATCATGCTCACCAAGCCCAAGAAGGCCACCTCCAAATAA